The following coding sequences lie in one Xanthomonas hortorum pv. pelargonii genomic window:
- a CDS encoding aldo/keto reductase family oxidoreductase — protein sequence MTNIDKAGTFLLGDRQVTRVSYGAMQLAGPGVFGPPKDRDAALAVLREAIALGVNHIDTSDFYGPHITNQLIREALHPYPQDLTIVTKIGGARGKDGAWLPAYSAPELIKAVHDNLSNLDLEALDVVNLRIMFKADGPAEGSIAEQLETLVKLQRDGLVRHIGISNVTATQVAEARAITDIVCVQNMYNIAHRHDDEIIDALARDGIAYVPFFPLGGFSPLQSSTLAAIAERLAATPMQVALAWLLQRSPNILLIPGTSSVAHLRANLVAAELKLPADAVEELNKIAA from the coding sequence ATGACCAACATCGACAAAGCCGGAACGTTTCTCCTTGGTGACCGTCAGGTCACCCGCGTTAGCTACGGAGCAATGCAGCTTGCCGGGCCTGGTGTGTTCGGCCCGCCCAAGGATCGCGATGCGGCGTTGGCGGTGCTGCGCGAAGCCATTGCGCTGGGCGTCAACCATATCGATACCAGCGATTTCTACGGGCCGCACATCACCAATCAGCTGATCCGCGAGGCGCTGCATCCCTATCCGCAGGACCTAACCATCGTCACCAAGATCGGTGGAGCGCGTGGCAAGGATGGAGCGTGGCTGCCGGCTTATTCGGCGCCGGAGTTGATCAAGGCCGTGCACGACAACTTGAGCAACCTGGACCTGGAAGCGCTCGATGTGGTCAACCTGCGCATCATGTTCAAGGCCGATGGTCCGGCAGAAGGCTCCATTGCCGAGCAGTTGGAAACCTTGGTCAAACTGCAGCGCGATGGCCTAGTGCGGCACATCGGCATCAGCAACGTCACTGCAACGCAGGTGGCCGAGGCACGCGCCATCACCGACATCGTCTGTGTGCAGAACATGTACAACATCGCGCATCGACACGACGATGAAATTATCGACGCGCTCGCACGCGACGGCATCGCCTACGTGCCGTTCTTCCCACTTGGTGGTTTCTCGCCGTTGCAATCGTCCACGCTTGCCGCTATTGCCGAGCGCCTGGCCGCAACCCCGATGCAGGTGGCACTGGCATGGCTGCTGCAGCGCTCACCCAACATCCTGCTGATCCCGGGGACGTCGTCGGTGGCGCATCTGCGCGCGAATCTAGTTGCAGCCGAGCTGAAACTTCCGGCCGATGCCGTCGAGGAGTTGAACAAGATCGCAGCGTAG
- the queC gene encoding 7-cyano-7-deazaguanine synthase QueC — MKKAVVLLSGGMDSAAVVALAQEQGFAVHALSVRYGQRHTSELDAAARVATAQGVIAHKVVDVDLRSIGGSALTADIDVPDAGGDGIPVTYVPARNTIMLSLALGWAEVIGANDLFCGVNAVDYSGYPDCRPEFVRAFEVLANLATKAGVEGAGLRVHAPLQFLSKADIVREGVRLGVDFGLTVSCYRADTDGRACGHCDACRLRAAGFTDAGIPDPTHYAISS, encoded by the coding sequence ATGAAAAAAGCCGTAGTTCTCCTGTCCGGTGGCATGGATTCCGCCGCCGTCGTCGCGCTCGCGCAGGAACAGGGCTTTGCCGTGCACGCCCTAAGCGTGCGCTACGGCCAGCGCCACACCTCCGAACTGGACGCGGCCGCACGCGTGGCCACCGCACAGGGCGTCATCGCCCACAAGGTGGTCGACGTGGACCTACGCAGCATCGGCGGCTCGGCGCTCACCGCCGACATCGACGTGCCCGATGCCGGCGGCGACGGCATTCCGGTTACCTACGTGCCTGCGCGCAACACCATCATGCTGTCGCTCGCGCTGGGCTGGGCCGAGGTGATCGGCGCCAACGACCTGTTCTGCGGCGTCAACGCGGTGGACTATTCGGGCTATCCCGACTGCCGGCCCGAGTTCGTCCGCGCCTTCGAAGTGCTGGCCAACCTGGCCACCAAGGCAGGCGTGGAAGGCGCCGGCCTGCGTGTGCACGCACCGCTGCAGTTCCTCAGCAAGGCCGATATCGTCCGCGAAGGCGTACGCCTGGGCGTGGACTTCGGCCTCACCGTGTCGTGCTACCGCGCCGACACCGACGGACGCGCCTGCGGCCACTGCGACGCCTGCCGCCTGCGCGCCGCCGGCTTCACCGACGCCGGCATTCCGGACCCCACCCACTACGCCATTTCGTCTTGA
- a CDS encoding sensor histidine kinase, giving the protein MADQQEDAAKSRIYETLLQAIPDLLYVFDIQHRFIYANEALLTMWGMRWEEAHLKTCLEIGYEPWHAAMHDEEIERVKATGQPLRGEVPFPHTTKGLRVYEYIFTPVFGPDGEVEAIAGATRDITEHKQHEQHLQLLINELNHRVNNSLIMVQSLARQSFNNATSLADAQEKIDARLLALSRAHDTLTRENWVSADILELTRDAAALYESHDGGRFALQGQSCRLDPRRALALSMALHELCTNALKHGALSVPEGSVLIAWERRMQDADAQLELIWQERGGPAVRPPTRKGFGSRLLERGLKHDLKGDVELVFDPAGVSFRVCMPLPAELVEAHT; this is encoded by the coding sequence ATGGCCGACCAGCAGGAAGACGCCGCGAAATCGCGTATCTACGAGACGCTGTTACAGGCGATTCCGGATCTCTTGTACGTGTTCGATATCCAGCATCGTTTTATCTACGCCAACGAGGCATTGTTGACGATGTGGGGGATGCGCTGGGAAGAGGCGCACCTCAAGACCTGCCTGGAAATTGGCTACGAGCCCTGGCATGCGGCCATGCACGATGAAGAAATCGAGCGGGTGAAGGCCACCGGCCAGCCGCTGCGAGGCGAGGTGCCGTTTCCGCATACCACCAAGGGCCTGCGTGTGTACGAGTACATCTTTACACCGGTCTTTGGGCCTGATGGCGAGGTGGAGGCGATCGCCGGCGCCACGCGTGACATCACCGAACACAAACAGCATGAGCAGCACCTGCAGTTGCTCATCAACGAGCTCAATCATCGCGTCAACAATTCGCTGATCATGGTGCAGTCGCTGGCTCGCCAGTCGTTCAATAACGCGACCAGCCTTGCGGATGCGCAAGAGAAGATCGATGCGCGTCTGCTTGCGCTCTCCAGAGCCCATGACACGCTCACCCGCGAGAACTGGGTCAGTGCCGATATCCTCGAGCTGACCCGCGATGCTGCCGCACTGTATGAATCGCACGATGGCGGGCGCTTCGCGTTGCAGGGCCAATCGTGCCGGCTCGATCCTCGGCGGGCGTTGGCACTATCGATGGCGCTGCACGAGCTGTGTACCAACGCGCTCAAGCACGGCGCCCTGTCTGTTCCGGAAGGCAGCGTGCTGATCGCGTGGGAACGCAGAATGCAGGATGCAGACGCGCAGCTCGAACTGATCTGGCAGGAACGCGGCGGGCCGGCTGTCCGCCCACCAACGCGCAAAGGCTTCGGCTCCCGATTGCTGGAACGTGGTTTGAAGCACGACCTCAAGGGCGATGTCGAACTCGTTTTTGACCCTGCGGGGGTTTCGTTCCGTGTCTGCATGCCGCTGCCGGCCGAGCTGGTCGAGGCGCACACGTGA
- a CDS encoding response regulator, translated as MTGRVLLVEDESVVAMLLEDCLIELGYEIAATVGDVDAGLEEVKKGNLDLALLDVNLGGSYSFPIAEELDARGVPYIFVTGYSVGGIPEKFQHRHGLQKPFHLRDLQAALALLQQTSAG; from the coding sequence GTGACCGGGCGCGTCTTGTTGGTCGAAGACGAATCCGTGGTTGCCATGCTGCTGGAAGACTGCTTGATCGAACTGGGATACGAGATCGCGGCGACGGTGGGTGACGTGGATGCCGGGCTTGAGGAAGTGAAGAAGGGGAATCTTGATCTGGCGTTGCTGGACGTCAATCTAGGCGGCAGCTATTCCTTTCCGATCGCCGAGGAACTGGATGCCCGCGGAGTGCCGTATATTTTTGTGACTGGCTATTCTGTGGGTGGAATCCCCGAAAAATTCCAGCATCGGCACGGTTTGCAAAAGCCCTTCCACTTACGTGATCTGCAGGCCGCATTGGCGCTGCTGCAGCAGACAAGCGCAGGCTAG
- a CDS encoding GNAT family N-acetyltransferase translates to MPPLRITTDTSELDVPMIHRYLSQQTTWARDIPLSLLQRSIANSLCFGGFVEGAQVAFARVVSDYATVAYLGDVFVLPEHQGKGYGKLLMDAVMAHPELQGLRRFSLATSDAHGLYARYGFTPPLYPQSLMERYIPGIYTRDRA, encoded by the coding sequence ATGCCGCCGTTGCGCATTACCACCGACACGTCCGAGCTCGATGTGCCGATGATCCACCGCTATCTGTCGCAGCAGACCACGTGGGCCAGGGACATTCCGTTGTCGCTGCTGCAGCGCTCCATCGCCAATTCGCTGTGCTTTGGCGGGTTTGTGGAGGGCGCGCAGGTGGCGTTCGCGCGGGTGGTTTCCGATTACGCAACAGTTGCATATTTGGGCGATGTCTTCGTGCTGCCCGAGCATCAGGGCAAGGGCTATGGCAAGCTGCTGATGGATGCGGTCATGGCGCACCCCGAGCTGCAGGGATTGCGCCGTTTCAGCCTGGCCACCAGCGATGCGCACGGGTTGTACGCGCGCTACGGCTTTACGCCACCGTTGTATCCACAGTCGCTGATGGAGCGTTACATCCCCGGGATATATACCCGCGACCGCGCCTGA
- a CDS encoding methyl-accepting chemotaxis protein: protein MNQYLQHLNVGRRLGVAFGILILLSGLLVATGLVTMSTARLELDTIVNNNMERIRLSTDMLDANTNVAIGLRDIVMVSGDAANRSAMEMIESNRARYKTAHDALAVMPSSDGEKNALKLVQEKRDISVKYNNQILEYGIHDQNQEAQGLLQGAAAVAMNEQQAAIRANAALESRLSKQAYAAAVASMHCGKVTLASGGIAALAISALLAWMITRSLTIPLSQATRTAEAIAAGNLQNDVHTTATDETGRLLQAMDKMQLQLRNLIAAQTDMAKHHDNGQISFRIDAAAFPGDYGRMANDTNLLVASHVAVQNDLARIMGRYAIGELSEDMQPLPGEKAAFSDTMSQVKLNLSAMNHEIKHLAQSAANGDFTARGDVERFQFDFRIMVESLNHLMSTADGNLQSLSSLLQSIAAGDLTARMSGEFRGVFAQMRDDANATASQLAQIVGNIQQSAVSINSAASEIAAGNQDLSQRTEQQAANLEETAASMEELTSTVKQNAESAREANQLAIGAARVASQGGEVVGKVVQTMTGIEASSKKIADIISVIDGIAFQTNILALNAAVEAARAGEQGRGFAVVASEVRTLAQRSSGAAKEIKSLIDDSVQRVAEGSALVHSAGKTMGDVVASVQRVTDIMSEISAASQEQSAGIEQVNQTITHMDEATQQNAALVEEATAAARSMEEQAVQLTDAVAIFKIDARQASQAQTRAAAPVAHLLNKVRSA, encoded by the coding sequence ATGAACCAATATCTGCAACACCTCAATGTCGGCCGCCGCTTGGGCGTGGCCTTCGGCATCTTGATCTTATTGTCCGGCCTGCTTGTGGCAACCGGCCTGGTCACCATGTCCACCGCCCGTCTCGAGTTGGACACCATCGTCAACAACAATATGGAGCGGATCAGACTCTCCACCGACATGCTGGACGCCAACACCAACGTGGCGATCGGCCTGCGCGACATCGTCATGGTGTCTGGCGATGCTGCCAACCGCAGCGCAATGGAGATGATCGAAAGCAACCGCGCCCGTTATAAAACGGCGCACGATGCGCTGGCAGTCATGCCGAGCAGCGACGGCGAAAAGAACGCGCTCAAGCTGGTGCAGGAAAAGCGCGACATCTCGGTCAAGTACAACAACCAGATTCTCGAATACGGCATTCATGATCAGAACCAGGAGGCGCAGGGGCTGTTGCAAGGCGCCGCCGCGGTGGCGATGAATGAACAGCAAGCCGCCATTCGCGCCAACGCAGCACTGGAAAGCCGCCTCAGCAAACAGGCCTATGCCGCAGCGGTGGCATCGATGCATTGCGGCAAGGTCACGCTCGCCAGTGGCGGCATTGCCGCGTTGGCCATCAGCGCCCTGCTTGCGTGGATGATCACGCGCAGCCTGACCATACCGCTCAGCCAGGCCACCCGCACTGCCGAGGCCATTGCCGCCGGCAATCTGCAGAACGACGTCCACACCACCGCCACCGATGAAACCGGCCGCCTGTTGCAGGCAATGGACAAGATGCAGTTGCAGCTGCGCAACCTGATCGCCGCGCAGACCGACATGGCCAAGCATCACGACAATGGCCAGATCAGTTTCCGCATTGATGCGGCGGCATTCCCCGGCGATTACGGGCGCATGGCCAACGACACCAATTTACTGGTCGCCTCGCATGTGGCGGTGCAAAACGATCTGGCCCGCATCATGGGGCGTTACGCCATCGGCGAACTCTCCGAAGACATGCAGCCACTGCCGGGCGAAAAAGCCGCTTTCAGCGACACCATGTCGCAGGTCAAGCTCAATCTGTCGGCGATGAATCATGAGATCAAACACCTTGCCCAGTCGGCCGCCAATGGCGACTTCACAGCGCGTGGCGATGTCGAGCGCTTCCAGTTCGATTTCCGCATCATGGTGGAAAGCCTCAATCATCTGATGTCCACCGCCGATGGCAATCTGCAGTCGCTATCGTCGTTGCTGCAGTCGATCGCCGCCGGCGATCTCACCGCACGCATGAGTGGCGAGTTCCGCGGCGTGTTTGCACAGATGCGCGACGATGCCAACGCCACCGCCAGCCAGTTGGCGCAGATCGTCGGCAACATCCAGCAATCGGCGGTCTCGATCAACTCGGCTGCCAGCGAAATCGCTGCCGGCAATCAGGACCTGTCGCAGCGCACCGAGCAACAAGCGGCCAACCTGGAAGAAACTGCTGCCTCGATGGAAGAGCTGACGTCCACCGTCAAACAGAATGCAGAGAGCGCACGCGAGGCCAATCAGCTCGCGATCGGCGCCGCACGCGTGGCCTCGCAAGGCGGCGAGGTGGTGGGCAAGGTCGTCCAGACCATGACCGGTATCGAAGCCTCGTCCAAAAAGATTGCCGACATCATCAGCGTCATCGATGGCATCGCATTCCAGACCAACATCCTTGCCTTGAACGCCGCAGTGGAAGCCGCGCGTGCCGGGGAACAGGGACGCGGCTTTGCAGTAGTGGCGTCGGAGGTGCGCACGCTCGCACAGCGTTCGTCTGGCGCGGCCAAGGAAATCAAGAGCCTTATCGACGATTCGGTGCAGCGTGTGGCCGAAGGCTCGGCGTTGGTGCACAGCGCTGGCAAGACCATGGGCGATGTGGTGGCCAGCGTGCAACGTGTGACCGACATCATGAGCGAGATCTCTGCGGCCTCGCAGGAGCAGTCGGCCGGCATCGAGCAGGTCAACCAGACCATCACGCATATGGACGAGGCCACCCAGCAAAACGCCGCGCTGGTGGAAGAAGCCACGGCCGCCGCACGCTCGATGGAAGAACAGGCTGTGCAGCTCACCGACGCGGTGGCGATCTTCAAGATCGATGCACGGCAGGCAAGCCAGGCACAGACGCGCGCGGCAGCACCGGTCGCGCATCTGTTGAACAAGGTCCGTAGCGCTTGA
- a CDS encoding rRNA pseudouridine synthase, with product MSEPIRLDKCVAALFGCSRGEAQQYIEGGWVSVDGVVVEEPQTLATAPQVTLAADALLEPAEPATLLLHKPAGMTAEAALTLAVPAARSSLDHANVRVLKRHFLRLSAPLPLEDEASGLLVLSQDGRVLRRLSADANSIEQEFLVEVSGELRPYGMARLAHGLVYQQRSLSPCKVSWQNEERLRFAIKHVQPGQLRFMCKEVGLDVVSIRRLRVGRISLGKLAIGEWRYLPAGERF from the coding sequence ATGTCCGAACCGATCCGTCTCGACAAATGCGTTGCCGCGCTGTTCGGCTGCTCGCGTGGCGAGGCTCAGCAGTACATCGAAGGCGGCTGGGTCAGCGTGGACGGTGTGGTGGTCGAGGAGCCGCAGACATTGGCCACCGCGCCGCAGGTGACGCTGGCAGCCGATGCGCTGCTTGAGCCTGCCGAGCCAGCCACGTTGCTGCTGCACAAGCCTGCCGGAATGACCGCCGAGGCCGCGCTGACACTGGCCGTACCGGCCGCGCGCAGCAGCCTGGACCATGCCAACGTGCGCGTGCTGAAGCGGCATTTCCTGCGTCTGAGCGCGCCGTTGCCGCTGGAAGACGAGGCCAGCGGTTTGCTGGTCCTGAGCCAGGATGGCCGCGTGCTACGGAGGCTCAGCGCCGATGCCAACTCCATCGAGCAGGAATTCCTGGTGGAAGTCAGCGGCGAGCTGCGCCCCTACGGCATGGCACGGCTTGCGCATGGCCTGGTCTATCAACAGCGCAGCCTGTCGCCGTGCAAGGTGAGTTGGCAGAACGAAGAGCGGCTGCGCTTTGCGATCAAACATGTGCAGCCCGGGCAACTGCGCTTCATGTGCAAGGAAGTCGGGCTGGACGTGGTGAGCATCCGGCGCTTGCGCGTGGGCCGCATCTCGCTGGGCAAACTGGCGATCGGCGAATGGCGCTATCTACCGGCGGGCGAGCGTTTTTGA
- a CDS encoding response regulator: MSQNKERPVVFVVEDGDGTRQLSCLVLESYGFTCRSAGSVEEALTLIESDPRIDVLFSDIHFPGGLTGVDLAVKTAQAPYKLPVLLTSGLAVEYVEEILPDGVAFLEKPYTPEQLLTAIRSVMAKHRVLPTPVA, from the coding sequence ATGTCACAGAACAAGGAACGGCCGGTTGTCTTCGTCGTCGAAGACGGCGATGGCACCCGACAACTCAGCTGCCTTGTGCTGGAGAGCTATGGGTTCACCTGCCGCAGTGCAGGCTCGGTCGAAGAAGCGCTGACCTTGATCGAAAGTGACCCGCGCATCGACGTGCTGTTTTCCGATATCCACTTCCCGGGCGGTTTGACCGGCGTGGATCTAGCGGTCAAGACCGCGCAGGCGCCGTACAAGCTTCCGGTATTGCTCACCTCCGGCCTGGCGGTGGAGTACGTGGAAGAGATCCTGCCCGACGGCGTGGCCTTCCTGGAAAAGCCTTACACCCCCGAGCAACTGCTGACCGCCATCCGCAGCGTGATGGCCAAACACCGGGTGCTTCCCACCCCGGTGGCCTGA
- the recQ gene encoding DNA helicase RecQ has product MSSPAHELLSRVFGYDDFRGPQQAIVEHVAAGNDALVLMPTGGGKSLCYQVPALLRDGIGIVVSPLIALMQDQVEALRQLGVRAEFLNSTLDAENTQRVERALLSGDLDLLYVAPERLLTPRFLSLLERSRIALFAIDEAHCVSQWGHDFRPEYRQLTVLHERWPHIPRMALTATADPPTQREIAERLDLVDARHFVSSFDRPNIRYTVVQKDNARKQLQEFLGRYRGSAGIVYAMSRRKVEETAQQLCAQGFNALPYHAGLPAEVRAENQRRFLREDGIIMTATIAFGMGIDKPDVRFVAHVDLPKSLEGYYQETGRAGRDGDPAEAWLCYGLGDMVLLKQMIEQGEAAEERKRLERAKLDHLLGYCESMQCRRQVLLAGFGETYPKPCGNCDNCLTPAAAWDATVASQKALSCVYRSGQRFGVGHLLDILRGSENERIKQLGHDQLSTYGIGRDLDERTWRGVFRQLVAASLLEVDSEGHGGLRLTDASRQVLKGERQVMMRRENPAAGRERERGTQRTGLPVQPQDLVLFNALRGLRAELAKEQNVPAFVIFHDSTLRNIAEQRPTSIDALSHIGGIGGGKLARYGAQLIEIVREQG; this is encoded by the coding sequence TCGCTGCCGGCAACGATGCCCTGGTGCTGATGCCCACCGGTGGCGGCAAGTCGTTGTGCTATCAGGTGCCTGCGCTGCTACGCGATGGCATCGGCATCGTGGTCTCGCCGCTGATCGCATTGATGCAGGATCAGGTCGAAGCCTTGCGCCAGCTCGGCGTGCGCGCCGAATTCCTCAATTCCACGCTGGATGCGGAAAACACCCAGCGGGTCGAGCGCGCCTTGCTCTCGGGCGATCTGGATCTGCTCTACGTCGCGCCGGAGCGCTTGCTGACGCCACGCTTCCTGTCGTTGCTGGAACGCAGCCGCATCGCGCTATTTGCCATCGACGAGGCGCATTGCGTCTCGCAGTGGGGCCACGACTTCCGCCCCGAATACCGCCAGCTCACCGTGCTGCACGAGCGCTGGCCGCACATCCCGCGCATGGCCTTGACCGCCACCGCCGATCCACCGACCCAGCGCGAAATCGCCGAGCGTCTGGATCTGGTCGACGCGCGCCACTTCGTCAGCTCCTTCGACCGCCCCAACATCCGCTACACCGTGGTGCAGAAGGACAACGCGCGCAAGCAGCTGCAGGAGTTCCTGGGCCGCTATCGCGGCTCGGCCGGCATTGTCTATGCCATGTCGCGGCGCAAGGTCGAAGAAACCGCGCAGCAGCTGTGTGCGCAAGGCTTCAACGCCCTGCCCTACCACGCCGGTTTGCCGGCCGAGGTGCGGGCGGAAAACCAGCGCCGCTTCCTGCGCGAAGACGGCATCATCATGACCGCCACCATCGCCTTCGGCATGGGCATCGACAAGCCCGACGTGCGCTTTGTCGCGCATGTGGATCTACCCAAATCGCTGGAAGGCTACTACCAGGAAACCGGCCGCGCCGGCCGCGATGGCGACCCGGCCGAAGCCTGGCTCTGCTACGGCCTGGGCGATATGGTGCTGCTCAAGCAGATGATCGAACAGGGCGAAGCCGCCGAGGAGCGCAAACGCCTGGAGCGCGCCAAGCTCGATCACCTGCTGGGCTACTGCGAATCGATGCAATGCCGCCGCCAGGTGCTGCTGGCCGGCTTCGGCGAGACCTATCCCAAGCCCTGCGGCAATTGCGACAATTGCCTCACCCCGGCGGCCGCCTGGGATGCCACGGTGGCTTCGCAAAAAGCGCTCAGTTGCGTGTACCGCAGCGGGCAGCGTTTCGGTGTGGGCCACCTGCTCGACATCCTGCGCGGCAGCGAGAACGAGCGCATCAAGCAGCTCGGCCACGACCAGTTGAGCACCTACGGCATCGGCCGCGACCTGGACGAGCGCACCTGGCGCGGCGTGTTCCGTCAGTTGGTGGCCGCCAGCCTGCTGGAGGTCGACAGCGAAGGCCATGGCGGCCTGCGCCTGACCGATGCCAGCCGCCAGGTGCTCAAGGGCGAGCGCCAGGTGATGATGCGCCGCGAGAACCCGGCTGCCGGACGCGAGCGTGAGCGCGGCACGCAACGCACCGGCCTGCCTGTGCAACCGCAGGATCTGGTGTTGTTCAACGCCTTGCGCGGCTTGCGCGCAGAGCTGGCCAAGGAACAGAACGTACCGGCGTTTGTGATCTTCCACGACAGCACGCTGCGCAACATCGCCGAACAACGCCCAACCAGCATCGATGCGCTCTCGCATATCGGCGGCATCGGTGGCGGCAAACTGGCCCGCTACGGGGCGCAGCTGATCGAGATCGTGCGCGAACAAGGCTGA